AAAATATCCATTTTTCTAAATGGTATCTAACTTGTCTAATTGGCCTATGCTGCACTTGTTAACCTTTTACAGAAGATGAACATGATGTGGTGTGGTTTTGGTTGGAGAAAGGCAAGCCACATGAATGCCCCGTCTGTACTCAATATTTCTCGGTATGCTGTTTACTCTCAACATAAGGTGCTTGCATTCCAAGAGTAGTTTTTAGCATGATGAGATGATGTACCTGTTGTGATGAATGCACCCTCACTTTCACTGAGGTACAATCTTCATCTTATTTCCACAGCTTGATGTGATTGGGGAAGGAGGATCTCCTGATGGacacgatgatgacgatgaccaccaccaccatcattaaGGTTCTGCAGGGTATGGCAATAAAACGCGGTGCCAATACCATTTTTGTCACAGCGTTTTGAAGCTGTGCAAAACTTCAGCCTCTTGGCCTTGTAGTGTTCAGTAGATCTGACCATGTTAACCTGTTTGCCAATTGCCACACAGCTAGGAAGCTGGAACACGTAGTTTTTGTTACATGATCCATACAGAAACTCGGCTATATAAATAATTGGATTCATTACACAAAGTGCACTTTTGCTATTCAACACAAGTTCCGTTGAAAtgagatttaaaaaaaaaacttatttatcTGGATGATTCTATATATATTCCCCCGTCGCCCTTGCCAAATCTGCTGGTGGAAGATTTGTTGTCTGAATATTGCTCACACCATGATCTATTGAAATTGCAGCTGCAGTCGAGAATGTAAGCAGTGGCTTCAGCGAAACGGTCGAGATAATATTTGTTTCGCCTTTTTTCTAAAGACCAATATTGTTTCTCCTTGATCTGTACTAGTTTCCAAATGTCAACGTGGCTGAATCAGTGATGTTGCTTAAATGTTGAATCGTTATGGATGAAACATTCAACTTTTTTTTTAACGTATGAAACATTCAACTTTGGATTTGGCTAAACTACAGACGCCGACACCACACAAATCGCTATACACTGATGTCATTCTTGCCGTTGAATCAGTGTGCTCTTTCCTCAACTTGACCATGGAAGTGAATCAAGTGATGGTTTCTTCTTTGCAAAACGAAATTTAGGATTAATTCGCCATGACGAGGTACCATCAGCACTGACATTTAACCCAATTCCTCACATGAACCGTTCTTCTACCTACCAGGCTACCACTATCCTTTGTCTGATCGAGTCAGTAGTTTGCAACTCCAAGACAAAGGCCACTGTTAAAGAACCAAACCTCATTGGGTTGGTTGAGACATCACTGTCGTTAAATTCGTCAAAGTATTGGTCTCATGTCTATATTTACCAAGCATCACATCGAAGCTAGCTCGGAACACGACGACGAAGTGAAAGAACGCAAGGTcaaggcagaggcagaggcagaggcagtgGCAGTGGCGCGGCGCCGCCTGGCATTGATGGCACTGGCGTGATCCATGGAGGGCAAGAAGGCCAAGATCCTCGCCGGCGCGGCGGCCGTCGTGCTTGTGGCACTCGAGCTCACTTTGTTCCTCTGCTTCCGCCTGTCGAGGCCATTCTACCTCTCGACGGCGGTCATCCTGTCGGCCGCGCTGGCGGGCACCGTCACGGTGCTGCTGTGCCACGCGCTGAGCCCCCGTGGACGGGCCGAGCGCATGGCGAGGCGCCCGGTGCTGGACGGCGGCGAGGAGGTGTCGGTGCGCGTGGAGTACAGCTACTTCCGCAAGGTCGCCGGACTGCCCAGTCGGTTCTCACTGGAGGCGCTGTCGGCGGCGACGGACGGCTTCCAGTACGTGGTGGGGCGGGGCTCGTCGGGGACGGTGTTCAAGGGCATCCTCGACGACAGCACGCCCGTGGCGGTGAAGCGGATCGACGGGTCGGCGCACGTGGACAAGGAGTTCAGGTCGGAGGTGTCGGCCATCGGCAGCGTGCAGCACGTGAGCCTTGTCCGCCTCCTCGGCTTCTGCCTCGTCCGGAACGGCCCGCGCTTCCTCGTGTACGAGTACATGGAGAACGGGTCCCTGGACAGGTGGATCTTCCCGCAGCACGGCGCCGGCGGGCGGTGCCTGACGTGGGTGCAGCGGTACCAGGTGGCCGTGGACGTGGCCAAGGCGCTGGCGTACCTGCACCACGACTGCCGCGCCAAGGTTGTCCACCTGGACGTGAAACCGGAGAACATCCTCCTCGACGACCGCCTCCGCGGGATGCTGTCGGACTTCGGGCTGTCCACGCTGATGGGGAAGGAGCAGAGCCGGGTGGTGACCACGGTGCGCGGCACCACGGGGTACCTGGCCCCGGAGTGGCTCCTGGGCGCCGGCGTCACGGAGAAGTCGGACGTGTACGGCTACGGGATGGTGCTGATGGAGCTCCTCGGCGGGCGGCGGAACCTGCAGGCCGAGCCTGGCCCCAGCGGTGGGTCCTCCCGCCGGTGGTCCTACTTCCCGAAGCTGGTCGCCGAGAGGGCGCGGGAGGGGCGCGTGGTCGAGGTGCTCGACCGGCGCCTCGTCTCCTCCGCGGTGGACGAGGACAGCGTGAGGCGGCTCGCGCACGTGGCGCTGTGGTGCGCGCAGGAGAAGCCCGGGGCGCGCCCCACCATGGCGCGCGTGGTGGAGATGCTCGAGGCCAGGGGCGGCGCCGCGAGCGTggacccgccgccgccgtccgacATGGTCCTGGTGGACCTGCTCGCGCTCGACCCCACGCAGACGACCGGACCATTCGGGCTCCCCGCGCTGCCACCGGGACCGGGCTCCGCGGGGACGGCCGCGTCGTCGGCGATGAGCATGGGCGATTCGTTCGCGCTCTCCTACCTGTCCGGCCGGTAGCGCACTGCGCACGTTGCTGTGTCGCGCCGCGCGCGGCAATTCCGTAGCGATGGATCAGCCATTCAGGACTCCCGACTCCACCAGGATGCTGCGACTGGACTGCCTAAGAGTGGAGTGGTACTGTGGCAGTGGCTTCTTGCCTTCATGGTGTGGTGACTGGTGTGTGGTTTCAGTCTAACAAACTGTACTGCAAAGTGCAACCATTTACCATTGAAACGAAGGCGCAGCAGACCTCGGCAAAGCCAAGTTCAGTTGCACTCTGACTGGCACAGTTGCAGCACTGAAGATTGGGATGCAGGCGTGGCAGAAACTGGAATGCCATCAATGGTTATGCACATAATACGatgctaaggccccgtttagatcaaaatttttttggattttggctactgtagcactttcgtttttatttggcaattagtgtctaattatggactaattaggttcgaaaggttcgtctcgcgatttctcacccaactgtgcaattagttttttttttcgtctacatttagtactccatgcatgtgccgcaagattcgatgtgacgggtactatgcaaaaaattttggcttttgggtgacatctaaacggggcctaagtttTTTATTCTAATTTTTAATGTAAAATTCCAATTTCTAAAAATGGCTAGCTCTTCATTAGAGAAGCAGAGCACGCAAGATAGGCGACGAGGACAGATTAGTTCAGGTTTCATGTGTTCAACACAGACTCTTGTCCCCCcctcccccccaaaaaaaaacctTGCCTTCTTCCCAAGGCTCTCTCTCCTTCTTATAAACCCAGCACATCTGGTGGCTTGTCCCAGACAGCGCAAGCTGTCTCTACGGCCTAAGGATCAAGCCCAATGCGGCCCAGACACCAGACCACTTGGGCGACGTTCGCGTTTGCTCTGTCTGATGACAGTTGCCGGACGGGCTACAGTACTTGACCCATCTTCTTGTCGGCTTGATCTTCATGCGACGTTGAGCGCGAAGGAGGTGCTGTTGGATGAGGGCTTGCATCACTTGCTTCTCCTACAACCAATCAGCCAACACTGGAGATGGACAAGCATCGCTGGACTGAATACCGAAGTGCTGAGGGGTGTAACCGTATAGTACTTCAAATGGGGAACGGTCCAGCGATGAATGCCAGCTTGAATTGTACCGGAACTACGCTAAGTGGAGCCAATCGAACCATTTGGATGGAGTAGCATGAACAAATAGCGGTAGAAGTGTGTAACAATATATGTAGCCTACTTTACGGCTATATAATTATTGTCCACAATAGCGGCGCGGGCGAGGTTGTCCTCGATCTTCGGTGAGCAGGCGACAGTGCGCTACCTCTCTGTGTGTCTGCAAGGGTTCGATCTATGGCAAGGGGGCGCGATTCTCTCCATGAGGTGGCGGGGCGCGATCTCCAGCGCCTAGCAGGGGGACGCAGATccaggccgccatggctggcctaGAGTTGTTTTCTTGGGTGCACAATTTGGGGTGGATGGATCAAAAGACTCTCAGAGGGAGACATTTGGTGGGGTGGCTGTAGGAATGAAAACAATGTGCATTATTAGTGTAGATAGACTCTACAAGAGTCAACTATATGTATACGGGTATACAACCAAGACAGAGTCCAAACATACATATCATATATTCAATATAGAGAGGCAGCTAGTACGACTACATCCTAGCCCATGTTGGTAGTACCAGCATGGTCTACCTGTGGTGCTTCAATATCCATCCCCATCATTTGCGCCGTCCAGTACAAGCTTGAAGAAAGGCGACAAGTCGATGTCGCATCCAACATCTCACCTAGATGTTTCGTTTCTTCATGCTGCAGCAACAATTTCCCTCTCCATGTTCTTCGTAGTGCTTTTAGTTTGTCGGCCACTTGTGTCATGGAAGGCCTCTCCTCCCCTTTGGAACTCAAGCATAGGCTGGCCAGCTCGGCAACTTCTTGGAGAAGTTCctccattcccacacccattatGCTAGTGTCTAACATACCTTCAACTCTATTTTCCTTCATTGCTTGCTGGAAAGATGATGCGAGGTGTTTTCCTTCCTTAGGGCCCTCAAAGTATATTGCTGTCTTTCTTGTGATTAGCTCTAGAAGCACAACTCCAAAGCTATAAACATCACTCTTTTCTGTCAATCGGCGCTCTTGCAAGTACTCAGGGTCTAGGTAGCCTAGAGTTCCTTGCACCATTGTCATGAATTGAACTGCATCCTTTGGGAGCATTCTTTGATGCCCCAAAGTCAGTCACTTTTGCCATGTggttgtcacctaggagtacagtGAGAGACTTCACATCTCCATGGACTATGGGGCGACTAATGGAGAGGTGCATATATGCTAGTGCTTCAGCAGACTCTTGGGCGATCCGAAGACGAACTTCTAGTGAAACCAGCGATCCATCTTGGTTATCATGGATGAGTTGAAAGAGAGTTCCATTTGGGATGAATTCATATACTAATATGGGCACTTCCACTTCTAGGCAAAAACCTAGAAGCCTGACCACATTCCTATGATTGATCTGTGAAAGTATGATAATCTCTTGCACGAATTCTTCGGTTTGGGTGTCTTTGAGCGCTTCACAGCTACTTCTCAGTTATCCCCGAGAacagtggcgaagctagagcgAAATGGAGGGGGGTGCAAGAATAAAGAAGCGATAAAATATAATTACCAAACCGAAGAATTCCACGAATAATATTTTAAGACCAAAAAATGAaccaatgaaaaaaatacaaatatTACCTTTAACCTTCATCATCAAATCTACGACCTTGCATTCGGCCTCATTGGTGACTTTCAACAGCTCTTCTTTCTCCACATAGCAAATAAGgctattgctcatatatatatcaCCAATGCGATTGCGCAATTCT
The nucleotide sequence above comes from Miscanthus floridulus cultivar M001 chromosome 18, ASM1932011v1, whole genome shotgun sequence. Encoded proteins:
- the LOC136522587 gene encoding probable receptor-like protein kinase At5g20050, which codes for MEGKKAKILAGAAAVVLVALELTLFLCFRLSRPFYLSTAVILSAALAGTVTVLLCHALSPRGRAERMARRPVLDGGEEVSVRVEYSYFRKVAGLPSRFSLEALSAATDGFQYVVGRGSSGTVFKGILDDSTPVAVKRIDGSAHVDKEFRSEVSAIGSVQHVSLVRLLGFCLVRNGPRFLVYEYMENGSLDRWIFPQHGAGGRCLTWVQRYQVAVDVAKALAYLHHDCRAKVVHLDVKPENILLDDRLRGMLSDFGLSTLMGKEQSRVVTTVRGTTGYLAPEWLLGAGVTEKSDVYGYGMVLMELLGGRRNLQAEPGPSGGSSRRWSYFPKLVAERAREGRVVEVLDRRLVSSAVDEDSVRRLAHVALWCAQEKPGARPTMARVVEMLEARGGAASVDPPPPSDMVLVDLLALDPTQTTGPFGLPALPPGPGSAGTAASSAMSMGDSFALSYLSGR